The following nucleotide sequence is from Pseudonocardia abyssalis.
GCCGCCCGCGCCTACGGCCTCGACCCGGCGCTGGTGCGCCTGGTACTCGTCCTGCTCACCGTGTTCGGGGCCGGTGCCGGCGCGATCGCCTACGTGGCCGCATGGATCCTGATGCCGGAGGAGCACACCTCCTGAGGGGCCGGCCCCTCAGTGACCGGTGGCGTGCCGGATCTCGTGGCGCTCGTCGGCGTAGCGCCGGGTCTCGAAGCCCAGCAGCGCCACGAGCACGGCCGCCAGGATCACCAGCGTCCAGATCGCGGGCACCATCGATGACGGCGGGATCAGCGCCACGAGCACCCCGGCCGCGACGACCCGCTCCCACTTGGTGCGGCCCACCACCGCCCGCGTGAACGCGACGTGCGCGAGCAGGAACAGCGCCACGCCGCCGAACAGCGCGACGAGCGGGAGCCCGTAGAGCGGGTCGGCCAGCGTGTAGTCGTCGTCGCCCGCGACGTGCCCCAGCGCCTTCTTGAGCCCGAGCGACATCATGATGATCCCGATGATCATCGGGAGGTGCAGGAACGAGAAGCCGTTGCGGGCGAGCTGGATCTGCCGTGCGCCGTCGGCCGCGTGCAGGGCCTTCTCGGTGACGATCGCGGTGACGTCGAAGTAGGCCCACCACAGCGCGGCGGACACGATCAGCGCGAGCGTCGACGCCGCGATGATCGGCCAGCTGATCGGCTTCTGGGCGATCCCGATGCCGGTGGCGACGATCGACTCGCCCAGCGCCACGATCACGATCAGCCCGTGCCGCTCGGCGAAGTGGCCCGCCGACGCCAGGCGCCAGCCGGTGCCCGCGACGAGCGTGCCGAGGTAGTCGCCGACGATCGCGGCCACCCACAGCCAGGTCTGCAGCGCACCGGACGTCTGTGACGCGGCGAGCAGCAGCACCGTGCCGATGGCCATCGACGGGACGAACCGCAGGACCTGCTTGCGCAGCTCCGGGTCCCCCGCGCTGACCAGCCAGAACATGACGATGTGCACGGCGCGGACCACGAAGTAGCAGGCTGCGAACACCACCGGGCCGGACAGGCCGCCCGGCAGGTCGTCGAACGACTCCGGGATCGTGATGGCGGCGACGAACATCGCGCCCATCGCGGCGAACATCGCCACCCGGATGACGCCCTCGTCGGCCTTCACCACGTTGCACAGCCACGCGTAGCCGACCCAGCACCACCACAGGACGGTGAGGATCAGTGCGCCGCGGAACAGCCCGACCGCCGACGGGTCGTCGGCCATGAGGTCGGTGACCTGGGTCAGCGCGAACACGAAGACCAGGTCGAAGAACAACTCCAGCGTGGTGACGGTGGTGAGGCCGTCGCGGGTCTCCAGCCGGGCCCGCCGTGGTGTCGCCATGCGCAGATGGTGCACGACGCGGCGGCGGGTGGCCAGATCGGTCCGGCCGCCGATCCCCGGTCCGGTCCTCAGCCCCTGCCGCGCCCGGACCAATTGGCGAGCCGCTCGGTCGGACCCGCGTCCGGCCGGGACGCGACGACCGCGGCGAACGGTACCGGGCCACCGCGCGTCCCGGCCGGGATGAGGTCCGCCACGGCGGCGAGCACCTGCTCCGCGACCGCCGGATCGGCGAACTCCGCGGGCTGCCCGGTGGCGACGGCCAGGTCCCAGCCGTGCACGAGCGTCTCGTTGAGGTACGCCCACACCGCGGTGCGGCCGGGCGCGGTGCCCCACGGGGCGACGACCTCGCGGTCCAGCATGCCGGCCGCCCGCCACACGGGCCACATCCGCTCCGCCGCCGCGGCGTACGCGTCGGCCCATCCGTCGTCGGGCACGCCGGTGACGACGACGGGCTCGGTACCGGGGTCGCCGCCCTCGCCGATGACGCGGGCGCGCCCGACGGTGGCGACGAGGTGCCCGAGCAGCGCCCGGACGTCGTACGCGGAGCAGGGGGTCGGGTCGTCGAGCCGGTCGGCCGGGACGGCGGCCATGAGGTCCCGGACCCAGGCGAGCGCCTGTGCGTAGTAGGGGCGGGGGTCGGTGATCGCTGCGGTGGTCATGGGAGGAGCCTCGCGCGCAATCACGACACCTTCTGTCGTGTATCCGTGCCATTCTCGACGGATGCGTGCCGACCGGCTCCTCTCGCTGATCCTGCTGCTGCGCCACCGCGGCCGGATGTCGGCCGCGGCGCTGGCCCGAGAGCTGGAGGTCTCCACGCGCACGGTGCTGCGCGACATCGACGCCCTGTCCGTCGCGGGCGTCCCGGTCTACGCCGAGCGCGGCCGCACCGGTGGCTTCGCGCTGCTGCCGGGCTACACCACCGACCTGACCGGCCTCACCCACGACGAGGCGCGGGCCCTGCTGGTCGCCGGGGCCCGCACGCCGTCACCCGCGCTGGCCTCGGCGATGCGCAAGGTCGTCGCGGCGTTGCCGGACGCCCAGCGCGACACCGCGACCCGGGCGGCGGGCCGGGTCGTGCAGCGCCCGGAACGGATGCTGAACGACCGGGCGTCCGACGACGGCGGTGTCCTGCGCACCGTCCAGGAGGCGGTGTTCTCCGCGCGCCGCGTGCGCCTGCTCTACGCCGCGCGCGACGAGGAGCCGCGGTGGCGCACCGTCGACCCGCTCGGGCTCGTCGACGCGGGTGGGCAGTGGTATCTCCTCGGCACCCGCGACGGCGCCGACCGCACCTACCGGCTCTCCCGCGCCGGCGCGGCGGAGGTGCTCGACGAGCCCGCCGCGACGGCGGGCGACGTCGACGTCGCGGCGCTGTGGGAGGCCCGGCGCACCCGCTTCCGGGAGGGTCTGGCGACCCTGCCCGTGCGGATCCGGATCCCGGCGGCCCGGCGCGGCGCGCTGCCGTCGAACCTCCCGGTCGACGCGGAGGAACGCGACGGCCACCACCTCGTGCTCGACGTCCGGTTCGGCGACCGGGACCACGCAATGGGGGTCCTGTGGTCGCTGTCGCCCGACGCGGAGGTGCTGTCCCCGCCGGATCTGCGCCGCGCGCTGGCGGAGCGGGCGCGGGCGACGGCCCGACCGTACGACCGACCGTGAGGGTGCCGGTCGTCGTCGGCGCGGGGCGATCATGACCGGGGGCCGTCGTCCCGGAACAGGGCGCCCGGCTCGTCGGGGCCGGGCTCGACGGTCGGAGCCGGGGGTGTGGGCCGCGACCGCCCACGGCGGTCGTACCACAGCAGCGCCAGCCCGGCCGCGATGCAGACCGCGGCGAGCACGAACCAGAGTTCTCCCACACCCCGACAGTGCCCCAAGTCCGGCGGGAACGCCGGTTACCGACGAGTAATCGTACGGAGGTGCGGGGAGGCCGGGACACCTACCGTTCCCCGCATGAGCAGTGCAGCGCACGCCCGGGCCGTGCAGGCCAGTTCCGCCGGTGCCGTGCTGGCGGCGGCGTTCGGGGTGACGGTCCTCGCGGCGGCCGACGGCTCCGCGCGCGGGGCGGTGCTGGTGCTCGCCAGCTGCCTGGCCACGTTCGCGGTTCCGGTGGCCGTCCGCGTGTGGGGCGGCCGCGCGCCGGACGCCGACGCGCTGTTCGTCCGGGTGCTGGTCAGCGTCTCGGGCTACCTGCTGCCGATGGCGGTCTTCCAGGCGCAGTTCGGGCCGTGACCACGACGCCGGGTCGCAACGCCGCAGGGGCGGCACCCGGGATCGGGTGCCGCCCCTGCGGGACGTGCGGTCGTGCGACGTGCGGGGAGGCGGGACTCAGAAGTCCATGCCGCCCATGCCGCCCATGCCACCGGTGGGGTCGCCCCCGCCGCCGGCCGGGGCCTTCTCCGGCTTGTCGGCGATGACGGCCTCGGTGGTGAGGAAGAGCGCGGCGATGGACGCCGCGTTCTGCAGCGCCGAGCGCGTGACCTTGGCGGGGTCGATGATCCCGGCCGCGATCAGGTCGACGTACTCACCGGTCGCCGCGTTGAGGCCCCAACCGGCCTGCAGGCCACGGACCTTCTCCGCCACGACGCCGCCCTCGAGGCCGGCGTTGATGGCGATCTGCTTGAGCGGAGCCTCCAGCGCGACCTTGACGATGTTCGCGCCGGTGGCCTCGTCACCGTCGAGACCGAGGCCCTCGAACAGGCCCGCACCGGCCTGGATGAGCGCCACGCCGCCACCGGCGACGATGCCCTCCTCGACGGCCGCCTTCGCGTTGCGAACGGCGTCCTCGATGCGGTGCTTGCGCTCCTTGAGCTCGACCTCGGTCGCGGCTCCGGCCTTGATGACCGCAACACCGCCGGCCAGCTTGGCCAGGCGCTCCTGCAGCTTCTCGCGGTCGTAGTCCGAGTCGGTCTTGTCGATCTCGTTGCGGATCTGGGAGACCCGGCCGGCGATCTGCTCGGCGTCGCCGGCACCGTCGACGATGGTGGTCTCGTCCTTGGAGACGACGACCTTGCGGGCGGTACCCAGGAGCGAGAGGTCGGCGTTCTCGAGCTTGAGACCGACCTTCTCCGAGATGACCTCGCCACCGGTGAGGATGGCGATGTCGGCCAGCATGGCCTCGCGGCGGTCACCGAAGCCCGGCGCCTTGACGGCGACGGACTTGAAGGTGCCCCGGATCTTGTTGACGACGAGCGTGGCCAGGGCCTCGCCCTCGACGTCCTCCGCGATGATCGCGAGCGGCTTGCCGCCCTGCATGACCTTCTCCAGCAGCGGGAGCAGGTCCTTCACGGTGGAGATCTTGGAGGAGACCAGGAGGATGTAGGGGTCCTCCAGCTCGGCCTCCATGCGCTCGGCGTCGGTGACGAAGTAGGGCGAGATGTAGCCCTTGTCGAACCGCATGCCCTCGGTGAGCTCGAGCTCCAGACCGAAGGTCTGGCTCTCCTCGACCGTGATGACGCCTTCCTTGCCGACCTTGTCCATCGCCTCGGCGATGAGCTCGCCGATGGAGGCGTCGGCCGCGGAGATGGACGCCGTGGCGGCGATCTGCTCCTTGGTCTCGACCTCCTTGGCGGTCTTCAGCAGCTGCTGCGAGACGGCGTCGACGGCCTTCTCGATGCCGCGCTTGAGGGCCATCGGGTTGGCGCCGGCGGCGACGTTGCGGAGACCCTCGCGGACGAGCGCCTGCGCCAGCACGGTGGCGGTGGTGGTGCCGTCACCCGCGATGTCGTCGGTCTTCTTGGCAACTTCCTTGACGAGCTCGGCCCCGATCTTCTCCCAGGGGTCCTCGAGCTCGATCTCCTTGGCGATCGACACACCATCGTTGGTGATGGTGGGAGCGCCCCACTTCTTCTCCAGCACGACGTTGCGGCCACGCGGGCCGAGCGTCACGCGAACGGCGTCGGCGAGGACGTTCATGCCGCGCTCGAGCCCGCGGCGCGCCTCCTCGTCGAAAGCGATCATCTTCGCCATGGGTGTGTAGTCCTCCGTTTGGGATGACCGAAAAGTCACTGTGTCGAACCTGGCGCCCGCGACGGACGACCGGCAACCCTGCGCCGATCTCGCCGGCCCGACTGATTGGCACTCTACCGTGCCGAGTGCCAACGCGGTTCTAGCACTCGGGTATGCCGAGTGCAAGACACCGCGGTGGGGGAGGATGCGTGCCGTGATCCGTTCCGTGGAAGAGCACCGGGCCGTCGTCGCGGCCCTCGTCCCCGCCCAGCCCACCGAGGTGGTGCCACTGGCCCAGGCCCGCGGCCGGGTGCTGGCCGAGGACGTCGTGGCGGGGGTCTCCCTCCCGTCGTTCGAGAACTCCGCGATGGACGGCTACGCGGTCCGGGCCGCCGAGCTGGCCGGGGCGTCGGAGGACGCGCCCGTCGTGCTGCCGGTGGCCACCGACATCCCGGCCGGGCGCACCGACGTCCCCGCGCTGGAGCCGGGCACGGCCGCGCGGATCATGACCGGGGCCCCGATGCCCGCGGGGGCGGACGCGATCGTGCAGGTGGAGTTCACCGACGGCGGCACGGAGCGGGTGTCGCTGCGGCACGCGCCCGAGGTCGGCGTGCACGTCCGCCGGAT
It contains:
- a CDS encoding TIGR03086 family metal-binding protein, translated to MTTAAITDPRPYYAQALAWVRDLMAAVPADRLDDPTPCSAYDVRALLGHLVATVGRARVIGEGGDPGTEPVVVTGVPDDGWADAYAAAAERMWPVWRAAGMLDREVVAPWGTAPGRTAVWAYLNETLVHGWDLAVATGQPAEFADPAVAEQVLAAVADLIPAGTRGGPVPFAAVVASRPDAGPTERLANWSGRGRG
- a CDS encoding helix-turn-helix transcriptional regulator, which gives rise to MRADRLLSLILLLRHRGRMSAAALARELEVSTRTVLRDIDALSVAGVPVYAERGRTGGFALLPGYTTDLTGLTHDEARALLVAGARTPSPALASAMRKVVAALPDAQRDTATRAAGRVVQRPERMLNDRASDDGGVLRTVQEAVFSARRVRLLYAARDEEPRWRTVDPLGLVDAGGQWYLLGTRDGADRTYRLSRAGAAEVLDEPAATAGDVDVAALWEARRTRFREGLATLPVRIRIPAARRGALPSNLPVDAEERDGHHLVLDVRFGDRDHAMGVLWSLSPDAEVLSPPDLRRALAERARATARPYDRP
- the groL gene encoding chaperonin GroEL (60 kDa chaperone family; promotes refolding of misfolded polypeptides especially under stressful conditions; forms two stacked rings of heptamers to form a barrel-shaped 14mer; ends can be capped by GroES; misfolded proteins enter the barrel where they are refolded when GroES binds); this translates as MAKMIAFDEEARRGLERGMNVLADAVRVTLGPRGRNVVLEKKWGAPTITNDGVSIAKEIELEDPWEKIGAELVKEVAKKTDDIAGDGTTTATVLAQALVREGLRNVAAGANPMALKRGIEKAVDAVSQQLLKTAKEVETKEQIAATASISAADASIGELIAEAMDKVGKEGVITVEESQTFGLELELTEGMRFDKGYISPYFVTDAERMEAELEDPYILLVSSKISTVKDLLPLLEKVMQGGKPLAIIAEDVEGEALATLVVNKIRGTFKSVAVKAPGFGDRREAMLADIAILTGGEVISEKVGLKLENADLSLLGTARKVVVSKDETTIVDGAGDAEQIAGRVSQIRNEIDKTDSDYDREKLQERLAKLAGGVAVIKAGAATEVELKERKHRIEDAVRNAKAAVEEGIVAGGGVALIQAGAGLFEGLGLDGDEATGANIVKVALEAPLKQIAINAGLEGGVVAEKVRGLQAGWGLNAATGEYVDLIAAGIIDPAKVTRSALQNAASIAALFLTTEAVIADKPEKAPAGGGGDPTGGMGGMGGMDF
- a CDS encoding low temperature requirement protein A, whose amino-acid sequence is MATPRRARLETRDGLTTVTTLELFFDLVFVFALTQVTDLMADDPSAVGLFRGALILTVLWWCWVGYAWLCNVVKADEGVIRVAMFAAMGAMFVAAITIPESFDDLPGGLSGPVVFAACYFVVRAVHIVMFWLVSAGDPELRKQVLRFVPSMAIGTVLLLAASQTSGALQTWLWVAAIVGDYLGTLVAGTGWRLASAGHFAERHGLIVIVALGESIVATGIGIAQKPISWPIIAASTLALIVSAALWWAYFDVTAIVTEKALHAADGARQIQLARNGFSFLHLPMIIGIIMMSLGLKKALGHVAGDDDYTLADPLYGLPLVALFGGVALFLLAHVAFTRAVVGRTKWERVVAAGVLVALIPPSSMVPAIWTLVILAAVLVALLGFETRRYADERHEIRHATGH
- a CDS encoding PspC domain-containing protein produces the protein MEQHTDTTPAHRPVVRLTRSRDERMIAGVCGGAARAYGLDPALVRLVLVLLTVFGAGAGAIAYVAAWILMPEEHTS